cctcaaaacacacactaatataAACTTGCTTGATATTAAAACTTAAATACACTACATTCTCCAGCATCAAAGTAAGTCATAGTATTAAtttgctgataaaaaaaaaaaagtttaattttcaCAACTAAAACCCTACATACCTGCTGTTTTTGGCTTTCTTCAAGCTTGTGTTTGAGTTGCTGCAGCACTCTGTCCTTCTGTCCCACCTCCTTCTGCACCAACCAAAGAGAATAGGTAGGGTTTATTATTGAGCTTTAAGATAGACAATTATTAAACTACAGTTACAGTGATCAAACCAAGAGACAGGGATTGCAGCGCCTCACCTTGCATTCACTCCACAGTCTGTTACATTCATCTAGCTTCCACTGCAGCTCTGCCTGCAACACATTTCATAGAAGTGAATTTGTAGCACAGTGTATTGAAGTTTTTAGATTCActttaatgaaaacagaatgTGAGACTCAAGCATTAATATGTTTGGTACGTTCTGGTTGTTGATTTCATCCTTCGTCATGCTGGCTCTGAGGAGCTCTTGCTTCATCTGCAGTATGGAGGCCTCCTGAGTGCACAGCCTCTGCTGTTGGGCGTCCTGGACATTttcaaacaagcaaacaaacaaaaattagTAACTTAGTCAGCAACTTTTCTAGTGTACAATTAGAAGTCTATTCTTTGTCTCACCTTGACTCCCTGGAGGTTTCTCATCTCCTGCTTACAGCGCAGCAGTTCCCTCTaaagcaaacagcaaacaacacGCTCTGAATTAAATATTAATCACAGTGTGCCTTGCAGACGTTTATTCTCTCAGTAATAAGACAGCTGAGTCTTATTTAcgacaaaagaaaaagaaaaagaaatagaaaaaaaaaaaacacactggaaggctgaaaagaaaacaaatgataaacTCATTTACCTTTAGCTCCTGAGCCTCCTCCATACTCTGATCCAAACGACTGCGAATGACTACCTGGAAAGAGAGCGAAAAAAGGTGTGTGAGTACCACAATGGACTGAGAAAGACGGGAAACTGATACCCGTGTCACCCTTTGACACACACCTAACtacgcacgcgcacacacacacacacacacacacacacacacacaaacccacagttaagaaaaagaaatatgatcCGCGCTGAATACAAAGAGCTCGTGTAgcagagcaaaaagaaaatgacacagagagagagagaaggacagaaaatgacatcaggactgagaaaaacagggatgaaagactgaaaataaacagatagaCTATCAGtaccagctgctgctcagcgTTGCACTGGTCCAAAGTCAAAGACACATCCTGCTCATCCTCAGGCAGCGAACCATGCAGCAGCAGGGCCTTTGGAAACACAAAGGGTAGAACATGTGACACCAGTTTGTACCAGTTTGTACTTCGGGAGTTAAGTCACTGTGCTCAGAGAAGCTCTGACCAGTTAAAGCATTAGCTGACTAAGTTGTATTAGAAGTGTCATGAACCCCACCAGATCCCACCCCCTCACCTCTGCACAATCACTGCACACAACCAGGAGCAGTAAACAGAGGTGCAACTCAGACATGATCTTACACTGTTTTCATactgaaaaacactgcaaagTGTGTTCTGAGTCCCAGTTAACCCAGAGGCATTACTGCCAGGAACTAAGCCTTAGTCTCTCCAGTGGTGAAACATTGTTTTAATCTTGTGTAATTTTGTTGTAAGAGATCTTGAAATCACCTGAGGAAAACCCTAAGGCAGCTTAATTAGCAAAAATAGGGCACTCAATAAGTCTAAATGTCACTGCTGGTATTTTGAGATTCCCCTTCTCTTTTCTTGCAGCTAAtgtaaatatatgaaaaaatacagacaaCACACTCAGCACTTAAACTTTCCTAAGGAGGTCAACAAAAAGTTACGCTGGTtgaaaaacacaagtacaacactcaCACAATCAAAATCACAACCTCAATATGCACATACCTGTAAAGCGGACACCATTTTACGTGTCTCCTGCACCTCCTTCTCCAAAGTTTCATCGAGAGAATCCTCCCATGCCGACTCCACAACAACATGGGATGACTCggctgcacgcacacacacatagcacacTGTTACACGTGTTCCGCAAGAAGGTCTGAGGTTAACTATAGAAATGACACACCGGCGGGACAGAACTCACCGCTGCTCTGCTTTTGTTGGCGGtcttcctgctgtctgtctgagtggCTGCTGGGTGGAGCTCTCGGAGATGACAGCGGACTGACGGAGCTGAGGCTCGAGGAGGACAAAGCACTGATTAATCGATTTATTCCAGAGAAGCGTgggggtgtgtgcatgtatcagcaaaaccacatacacacatgctgtgcAAATCTAGTGCTACTACATACTACGCTGACATGACTGAGTGACTTTCTTTATTGCAATAATATTGGCAGTCTAACAAAATGCTTATGGAAATTTGTGAgtaaaaaattaattaaaactgtcACTCTGAATACATGTCCCGCTGAAGCCCTGTCTGTGGTCTCAGTAGtaatagaaaacaaagacaatcaccaaaatcacattttccacaaaCAACATATTAGTGGAAAGTGTCTCTTTGAAAACTAATTCTCTTTTTGCTGAAACGCTGACTCATATCTGGACAGAGGGACTGTCAGAAAGGAAAgggaacagacagaaaaaagcaacACATGAGAATGACACATATTCTCTGAAATCCTAACTTGCAGTGAAAAATCCTTGCACGTCTTTGCAAATCAAAGCACTCCAGACTGCACGATGCAGACAGACACTACACTTAATTTACAGTCTTATTTCACATTGCGTTGTAGCATTGCAGAATTATGGTAAAGGAAGCATAAACTCACACAGACTTGCACAGGAATCCACACACTTGCACTGCCTCGCAGTGTCTGGTCTTACCATTTAATCTGCGTCCCCCCCATAGTGAGCTACAGGTGGTCTAAACTGTGCTTAACACTTCCAAGGAGTCTGCGGGCCTCTGGCATCAGCATCTCGACAAACCCATGACAGCTGGTGATTTTCCTTACACCGACACTCCCCGCCCCTCGCCCTCCAGCAACCCAACTGTTACCGTGGCAATAGACTCAGCATACACTGTTTAGCATCTCTCAGTGAATTAAGCTACATATGTGACGTTATAGTTCTGTGGaatgtctgtctctttaaaGAAATCCACATCATCACTCTAAAAATAATCAATGCATGCACATCTCTCTCTAGAggaataaacacataaacacacacacacacacacacacacacacacacacacacacagacaggtctGCACTCAcgatgatgataaaaaaaatgaaaaaaagaaaaccacagaaaacGACTTCAAACCAGACATGTGATTGGAGAAGACAGAGACTGATTATTCCATTTTTCTATCATCTGCCTCATctgccgacacacacacacaaactcacacacacacacagcagagtgaaGTTTGAAGTGTACTAAAACCAAAGTCATATGGTTTGTCAGGCAGCGcgacacacagacatacacactcacacacaaataaaccacAGAATGTAGTCTACTGTTCCAAAAGTGTGGAGAAGTAGGTGTTAAAGATGCCAGATAACAGAGAACTTACATAAAATTAACTCCTGGCCAAAACAACTGAATCAACTGTACAGTATAAATAGCAACAAAACAGAGTCTGTTTTCTCCCAGACAGCGAGTTGTACAGTctgatgtaaaaatactctgaccaaaaaatcagctttttgtaacaaaaaaacaaatagcaaGTTAAATTACATAATTATCCAACTTTTTCTTGGGCCACTACACTACAGTAACCTCATAGATACATTTAGGGCagcaatgctaacatgctcttAAGTGAGGCTTTAGTTTTATAATCTCTTTATACAATCATCACAGCTCTGCATTATTTAAACTAATGCAACTTCACGGCATGGTCCAGCCCATTCTGAGTATATGAAGTATGAATGTATCTCACACCTTTGAGATTTTACAGAATGTACATGAATCAGGAAATGAGCACTATCTATTTTTGTCAGTCCTCAGCAAACAGTTTCTAATTTACATGTTGCATTTAAGAGCTCCACAAAGCTAGTTATCTACTTTTCTACTGAGGATATAATGTTGACCTGAATCAAATCTTCCCTTTACATTAGATTCAGAATTTATAGTATGCATGCTGTTTTATCTCACTGTCAAGGCAATGTACAGGAAGGGCATTCGCTATGGATCATTAAATTCCTCCTACTACTACTAAATTTGATGAGTCATGGGATGACTTTTTAATTATTAGAAGAAACGTGAGTTCATGTAAAAGTAGATTACCTGCTAGGCTGAGGATCATCCTGTTCTTCTGGAGCCCCTCTTTCATACTGCTCAACCAgtgcacgaacacacacactcttttctgCATTCAACCCCCAGCCACTGAAAGATGGAAAGCAAAGCAGATTTATCTattcagcaacaaaaacacagagacaagccATATTTCAAGCAGTTGTGAGGATGGCTGTTTGTCCACCAGAGGCCAGCAAAGACTACACACGTGTGTAATAAATTCTGGCTGTGTGGGTAATACAGAAGGATAATGACAAGTGTTGGGGTCTATGTTTATGATTGTTGTCGCAGCCAGTGTACCTGTGGATACGCGTGACACGTGCAGGCTGTGAGGCATCATATCGTGCTGACgccagtgcagcagcagcaccttgTGCTAGTGCAACAGTGGATAGAGGGTTGTGGCTGGCATGGCCTCTTGTCAAGCTCCTCCCACCTCCAGAAGCAGCCCTGTGGTTGGCTGTAGGTTTGAAGTGGGCAGCCAGCGCCAGAATTATCCTCATCACAGATTTCAGATTACCATCAACAatgtctgcagacagaaaaggaaCAACACGTGAGAAACACCTGCTGTCGAAATGAGGggaaagagagcaagaaaacacagaatttcCTGTGATTTACCTCTTGCGGATATGTGTGGCATACGTATGTGTCTGGAGGAAATGAACTGCAAGACTTGCTCCACATTCTTCctgctttcttctttgttttgtggAGCCACATACACTCCTTCCAGCACCTCTCCAGCTGCAAATTTGATGGAgatttgagagagaaaaaatttACAAATTCTTTGTTGGTTATTATTGATTAGGCATTTtacaaactgataaataaaactatgtaactatgtaaataaagtattttaaacttaataattaaaattttaagGTTAATTTCCTGAAAccatttttcctcattctccCTCAAGTATTACTACGCTGCATGAGCCTTTTATGAGTGTAAATGTGCATATGTATATTTACCAACTATTTCTATGAGTTGTGTGAGTACCACTCCATCCTGCAGGTCATGCCTGAGATCTGTGATGGGCTTCAGGCCCGGCTTCCTCTTCAGCTGAGAGTTCACCCAGGAAACATACgctgccagctgctgctgcaatcCATcaatcagacacacaaacatccaaCAAACCACAGAGCAACACgtacacaaatacacagctTAGAGTAGGGGGCAAATAAGGCTGAGACGATGGCATAACAAATGAGTTCCTTTGTTTATTATGTTGGGACGGggggagagagggtgggggtaCAGAGTTAGCCTATTGTCCCACTGCCTATtaaatttttacttttgttgaGGAGGTCAATCATATAATTGGTGTTCAGTCCACAGTTGCATGGGTCCGCATGTGATTCACACAGTTCACCCATCCTACCTTTACCCGTACCGTTTGGTCACGTGACAGCCCGTCGTCCGGGATACGTTACAAAGAACGCACCCCATTTTGCACACAACAGAAAATTTTTACTTTACGCTAACCTCAATATGACACTTGGTGTGTTTATGGCTTTTTAAGAGTCACACCAAAGCTACTTAGTAATTTTATTTCCTGACAACTACTGCACAGCTATTGCTGTTGTGACCTTAACCTCACAATATCGCCAGAAGTCGTTTTAGTATTTTAGTCCAAACTGCATATTAACTATTATCTACGAGCTTTGTCAAAGATAACGTTAACATTAACTTAGAACTGCACGCCTTTTTTAAACCTAAAATCATGGCCCTTTATTGTTTGCTGCTCTAACTCTTAGTTGGTTAGCAAATTTGACAGTCTTCCGCTAAATAATGTATAGCTAACCTAATATAATAAACATTAGTAACGCAGGGTAAACGTTACCTCGTTAAAGCTGCCGTGAAGAACCTCATCCAGCAAACTTCCTCTAGACAGTGAGGCGATCATCTTTTAACTCGAAAACCCATTtaagctagctagctggctagctTCATTGACTCTCACACGACTCGCCTGAAACAACAGgcagacccccccacccctcgtTACTAACTACCGCTGTACTCCAGCAAACGTCAACAAACCGAGACAATTGAGGGATCGGAAGCGACAGCTACCGTTACTCTGGCTAGAAAACCGGTGTCAAGTCACCGAGCCACATGGAAATACACAACTTCCGGATGctgttttcagaataaaatgatCATTGACGAACGCTTCCGGAATAAATATTGTAATAAATTATATCAGTTTGTCACTAGATGCAACTATATGTTACCGATAACAAGCTTATGTTACTCAGTgcataaatatataattatataagtATAGCTACTATTTGATTTTTCTTGATTCCTGACTACATGTGTCATTTAAATCAGTGATGGAAAGGAACGTGGAAAGCTAAGTACATTTACACAGGCATGACTCCGTGTTAATGAtgtaacttttacttttaatactttaagcAGCTGATAATATGTCTGTGCTTTTACTTAAGAAtgattttaaatgcaaaacTTTTACTTctaaaagtattttaaaattgTGATAACTATACTTCTTAGATTCTTAATCCTTAATCTAAATTagtgaataaaaatataaccCAACCAACAGTAACCTGAAATTTCATTTACAGGTTACAGTTTATTTCCATCCctttctttgtttccatttaCTGCCACTTTGCAGGTGATCATACTGTAAGATTGAAGAATGAAGAACACACTGATACAATATATACAGAATCATTTTCCATTCGAGAGAATGACAACTTACAGTGACTGGAAATGTCTACAACGTATGCATTGTTGTTAAGCTTATCAAACTGTTTCCAGGTCCAGTTATTATATGCATTTACTTACACCTGTATGTTATAAGTAGCCATTGTGATAGCCTATTAACAAATGCAATACTTAAGTTGTCAAATGCACTGATTACATAATGTGTCACTTCACCAAATTGCCCTTAACTTTcttgcaacaaaacaaaacaagctccccagaaacagaaacacagacagatgcacgTGGCTCTATACCTACTTCAGCATGCAGCTACATTTCTCAATAAACACAGAACTGGTAGACAGCAGTGCAAACTGCAATGCTTTATGGGTGATATTCTATTCTGGTTATATGACTGAATGTGGGGGGCTCATAGAACTGGAGGAGCTTGGGTTGCTCAGAGATGGAATTGGTGCTTAAGAGTCTTTCTCAATCTCGCCCGGCTGGTGCAACCGCTGCCTGGAAGAAGATTGTAATAACTGTGCAGAGACTGGCATTTCAATGGTGCTGAGATCCTGGGTGTGACCTGCAGTGCAATACAGAGTGATGTAACAAGAACTGGGTGTAGAATTTGCACAGCAAAGAATTAAAGCTGACAAGCTACTTTTCTGACATAAGAGTAGAGctaaaacaattaatcaattaatcaaattgtCAATTAATCAAACTGTTAATTGTCAGTCAAATAATTGAATAATTGAACAGTCAAACGGTAAACGTGTTAAACATAACCTGTTAAATATCAGCAGTtaacactgttactgtgaacATTTTAGCCTGCTAATGCTAGTATTAAtaagcctcacagagctgctactgTGGCTGCAGACTTTGTCATGTTCCCAAGTTCTTTATTTACCAATTCGTGAAGTGGTCTGATCCAGTATGCTCAGGTACGGGAGGTAGATGTTGCTCGGTCCgtgaggagagaaacaaactTTTCCATCATCCAACACCACATTCTCaccaaaaacacagagctgaaagaaatggagaaaaagaagtACATGTTAATGGTTTAAGCTTTACCTATTTTTTGAGCACTGACTGGTACTAGTACGTATACtcagtatgtctgtgtgtttgtttacctgctttttcaacagtttctgtgtcagttttagAAGTTTGGTGGTCTGTACTCCTCTCAGGTCGCTGAGCAGCAAAGTAGCCCGAGCAAGAGTCACACTAGACCCTGGTGGTATGCATGTCCGTCCTGACAGCAGACCCACTGCTTCCTACATACACGtatacacaaacagaacacaacagCACTGTGATTACTTTAAATCACTACACATtcaacagaacaaacagaattATATTTCCTAAGACTGAAGGCAGGTACTAGAGAAATAATGACCTGTACAGTatcatgataataataaaagtgAACACTAAAAACAATTGTGACAGTTGTGAAGAGTGAGTTGCTTTTCACtgaacataaaaatgtaatttgacacaaaaataacagaaacaaaagaatcTCTCTCACACCtacataatatattataaatCTGTTAGGTGGTAGAGTGGTCTATCTGTAATGCCAGGGTGAAAGGTGGCCTCAGCTTGAAGAGGAAAACTAATAACTAAAAACTAAAGAGTAATAAATTTCTTAATTTCTTTTAACAGCCATTTGCTATGAACCACTGCATAATCCTAGGATCAACTCTTCTCAAAAACCCCTCCCCTACATACTCTGTGTCACAATACATTTGCAGCCAAAACACGACACTCAGTATACCCAGTGGCCGAGATTAAAGTGGTTAGTACTCTGTGCTGTGGCGGTAGTAACCCCAGTTAAAATCTGGATCAAAGCAACAGTACAAAATTGTACTCCTTAGTTTTGGTGCTTAAGGTATTCCAGCCTCTGCTTTACAGGATTTTAAACTGGACTGCTGATGCATATTTACATGCAACTATTCACATGCTATTCTGTGACAGCAGATCTGTTCCCAGACATGGTATACCATAGAGCTAGTGGTGCAATGGATAAAGCATCTGACTTTGGATCAGCAGATTCTTTGGTCAACTCCTGGCTAATTCAGAGAACTCTTATTAAATAATCGCTCGTCCTTCATCTCCAAAACTCCTCCTCTATGTGCTCTGTATCACAGCACATTTACAGCTGAAAGTAGCAACATGATAACTAAAAGGCCTTTCAATGTGTGCTGAAAGAATCTCCTTCACTTACAGTCAGTCACTGGTATCCTAAAACCTCTATTGTTGTTAACGTTGTTTTCCTCAGTGAGGCCCCTTATTGTCTAGTGTTACTTACTACTCATCTTGATTCTGTGGACAAATTTGTCCCTGAGGGTCAGAAACAATAGTGCTGGATAAATCATTTGTGGAACCTGTTATTTGTCTCACATTGTAAGGAAATTTCATACAATAAAGCATTACCTTTGCTATTCAGAGCTGGTAATATGCTATCTGAACAGCAAGGCACGCAGTATACCAAGTGGCCGTGATCGTATAGTGGTTAGTACTCTGCGTTGTGGCCGCAGCAACCCCGGTTCGAATCCGGGTCACGGCAATAGTACCAAGCTGTACTGTGTGCTTTTGCTACTTTACATAATCCAGTCTCTGCTTCAATTTGAAAGATTTTAAACTGGACACCTGATGCATATTTTCCTCAGTGAGGCCTCTTATTGTCCAACTCCACAGATCAGCTGACCAATATTTTCCACACCtctgcaaaatacaaaaattcACATGCAAttctgtgacagcagagctgtTCCCACACATGGTACAGAACAGGGCTAGTGGCGCAATGGATAACGCGTCTGACTACGGATCAGAAGATTCTAGGTTCGACTCCTGGCTAGCTCGAACAACTCTTTTAAATGATCGCTTGTCCTTCATCTCCCTGTCTTTAGTCTCACTTTGTAAGGAA
The DNA window shown above is from Lates calcarifer isolate ASB-BC8 linkage group LG20, TLL_Latcal_v3, whole genome shotgun sequence and carries:
- the LOC108893802 gene encoding dixin isoform X3, whose amino-acid sequence is MIASLSRGSLLDEVLHGSFNEQQLAAYVSWVNSQLKRKPGLKPITDLRHDLQDGVVLTQLIEIVAGEVLEGVYVAPQNKEESRKNVEQVLQFISSRHIRMPHISARDIVDGNLKSVMRIILALAAHFKPTANHRAASGGGRSLTRGHASHNPLSTVALAQGAAAALASARYDASQPARVTRIHSGWGLNAEKSVCVRALVEQYERGAPEEQDDPQPSSSVSPLSSPRAPPSSHSDRQQEDRQQKQSSAESSHVVVESAWEDSLDETLEKEVQETRKMVSALQALLLHGSLPEDEQDVSLTLDQCNAEQQLVVIRSRLDQSMEEAQELKRELLRCKQEMRNLQGVKDAQQQRLCTQEASILQMKQELLRASMTKDEINNQNAELQWKLDECNRLWSECKKEVGQKDRVLQQLKHKLEESQKQQNELQRELEHKNSMVQELMSRDLQQIPTGTENNGYSYSGNPAPSMSGQAEEVQLLRDSLRSLRNNFRDHDPQHHTLDTLEQGIVSLIDRLHVLHTPRGRGKSPRRKGQHTDSDTWPCTKVCQPHSGSSASTKILYFTGKSPTPSMINIPKRLGEVTLKDVKAAVDREGNYRYHFKALDPEFGTVKEEVFLDGAIVPGWEGKIVAWVEEDRGDKRPL
- the LOC108893802 gene encoding dixin isoform X2, with the protein product MIASLSRGSLLDEVLHGSFNEQQLAAYVSWVNSQLKRKPGLKPITDLRHDLQDGVVLTQLIEIVAGEVLEGVYVAPQNKEESRKNVEQVLQFISSRHIRMPHISARDIVDGNLKSVMRIILALAAHFKPTANHRAASGGGRSLTRGHASHNPLSTVALAQGAAAALASARYDASQPARVTRIHSGWGLNAEKSVCVRALVEQYERGAPEEQDDPQPSSLSSVSPLSSPRAPPSSHSDRQQEDRQQKQSSAESSHVVVESAWEDSLDETLEKEVQETRKMVSALQALLLHGSLPEDEQDVSLTLDQCNAEQQLVVIRSRLDQSMEEAQELKRELLRCKQEMRNLQGVKDAQQQRLCTQEASILQMKQELLRASMTKDEINNQNAELQWKLDECNRLWSECKKEVGQKDRVLQQLKHKLEESQKQQNELQRELEHKNSMVQELMSRDLQQIPTGTENNGYSYSGNPAPSMSGAEEVQLLRDSLRSLRNNFRDHDPQHHTLDTLEQGIVSLIDRLHVLHTPRGRGKSPRRKGQHTDSDTWPCTKVCQPHSGSSASTKILYFTGKSPTPSMINIPKRLGEVTLKDVKAAVDREGNYRYHFKALDPEFGTVKEEVFLDGAIVPGWEGKIVAWVEEDRGDKRPL
- the LOC108893802 gene encoding dixin isoform X1, which codes for MIASLSRGSLLDEVLHGSFNEQQLAAYVSWVNSQLKRKPGLKPITDLRHDLQDGVVLTQLIEIVAGEVLEGVYVAPQNKEESRKNVEQVLQFISSRHIRMPHISARDIVDGNLKSVMRIILALAAHFKPTANHRAASGGGRSLTRGHASHNPLSTVALAQGAAAALASARYDASQPARVTRIHSGWGLNAEKSVCVRALVEQYERGAPEEQDDPQPSSLSSVSPLSSPRAPPSSHSDRQQEDRQQKQSSAESSHVVVESAWEDSLDETLEKEVQETRKMVSALQALLLHGSLPEDEQDVSLTLDQCNAEQQLVVIRSRLDQSMEEAQELKRELLRCKQEMRNLQGVKDAQQQRLCTQEASILQMKQELLRASMTKDEINNQNAELQWKLDECNRLWSECKKEVGQKDRVLQQLKHKLEESQKQQNELQRELEHKNSMVQELMSRDLQQIPTGTENNGYSYSGNPAPSMSGQAEEVQLLRDSLRSLRNNFRDHDPQHHTLDTLEQGIVSLIDRLHVLHTPRGRGKSPRRKGQHTDSDTWPCTKVCQPHSGSSASTKILYFTGKSPTPSMINIPKRLGEVTLKDVKAAVDREGNYRYHFKALDPEFGTVKEEVFLDGAIVPGWEGKIVAWVEEDRGDKRPL